Proteins from a single region of Segatella copri:
- a CDS encoding IS256 family transposase — translation MDNLEIDYKKAAQQLRSGEALFGKDGALAPLLERILNSALEGEMDAHLSEEERSSGNRRNGKMSKKVQTKYGEVTIETPRDRDGTFQPETVKKRETILANGMADQIIEMYAMGTSTRDISSYFEREFNTTLSADTISSITDRVLPEITAWKSRMLDPVYAICWLDAIHYKVKDENGRAVTRAIYNILGINKEGQKELLGMYVSKSEGANFWLEVLTDLQNRGVRDILICCIDGLKGFPDAIQSVFPESSVQLCIVHQIRNSIKYVGSKHQKEFIKDLRTVYGAVNKDSAAANLDLLESKWGEMYPIVIKSWRDNWERLTEYFQYTPTIRKLIYTTNTVEGYHRQVRKVTKTKGVFPTDNSLEKLVYLAYRNIRKKWTMPLANWGQISQQMAIKFGDRFKIM, via the coding sequence ATGGACAACTTAGAAATTGATTACAAGAAAGCAGCTCAGCAGTTGCGTAGTGGTGAAGCCTTATTTGGCAAGGACGGAGCATTAGCTCCATTGTTAGAGCGTATTCTCAACTCAGCTCTCGAAGGTGAGATGGACGCTCATTTAAGTGAAGAGGAACGCTCTTCCGGCAACCGTCGTAATGGTAAGATGAGTAAGAAGGTTCAAACAAAATATGGTGAGGTCACTATAGAGACTCCTCGTGACCGAGACGGAACTTTCCAACCTGAGACCGTAAAGAAGCGTGAGACTATTCTTGCCAATGGCATGGCAGACCAGATTATTGAGATGTACGCCATGGGCACCAGCACACGTGACATCAGCAGCTACTTTGAGCGTGAGTTCAACACAACTCTATCAGCCGATACAATCAGCTCTATAACAGACCGTGTATTACCCGAAATCACCGCCTGGAAGTCTCGCATGCTCGATCCTGTATATGCCATTTGCTGGCTTGATGCTATCCATTATAAGGTAAAGGATGAGAATGGCAGAGCTGTCACACGAGCCATTTACAACATTCTTGGTATCAACAAGGAAGGCCAAAAAGAACTGTTAGGTATGTATGTGTCTAAGAGTGAAGGAGCTAACTTCTGGCTAGAAGTTCTTACGGATCTTCAGAACCGTGGTGTTCGAGACATCTTGATTTGTTGTATTGATGGTCTCAAAGGCTTCCCGGATGCCATCCAAAGCGTATTTCCTGAGAGTTCTGTGCAGCTCTGTATTGTCCATCAGATACGCAATTCTATCAAGTATGTTGGCAGTAAGCATCAAAAGGAGTTTATCAAGGATTTAAGAACAGTATATGGTGCAGTAAACAAAGACTCCGCTGCTGCTAATTTAGACCTGTTAGAGTCTAAGTGGGGAGAGATGTACCCAATTGTCATCAAGTCATGGCGTGACAATTGGGAACGTCTGACAGAGTATTTCCAATATACTCCAACCATCCGTAAACTCATTTATACGACCAATACGGTTGAGGGGTATCACAGACAGGTAAGAAAGGTCACAAAGACTAAAGGGGTCTTTCCTACGGATAATTCTTTGGAGAAGCTTGTGTACTTAGCTTACCGCAACATCCGTAAGAAATGGACTATGCCACTGGCAAATTGGGGACAAATTTCTCAACAAATGGCAATAAAATTTGGAGATAGATTTAAAATTATGTAA
- a CDS encoding IS1182 family transposase, with amino-acid sequence MAKIQIKSETRHELSFFPNSFDDYVPKDSKVRMVDRIVRSMDINPLMDTYDGIGAPPYSPKMLLSLVVFAYINGIYSCRGIADALKYDVRYMWICGGKQLSFATINRFRSNHMIKCIDFYFDAVVSILVEKGVISLEEQYVDGTKIESKANKYTFVWKKTVEKNRAKLLEKTSAALAQIKEQIRLNGGSDIREEDSEPATFAKDVERSARLCERQVKNLPKAKLTGREKQKLNTQIDHLFKASDKLREYEKSLDILGERNSYSKTDPDATFMRLKEDAMNNGQTKPAYNLQIATENQYWTNFALYPNPTDTLTFKPFLDKYKKRYGKQSKSVTADSGYGSEENYEYLEMEEMMGYVKYNWFHKEQHKPFKEDAFNQANFYYNRDDDYYVCPMGQHMEPCGQRQTKSVSGYVSVITLYRAQRCDGCPLGSLCKKSKGNRTIYVNHKLNAYKKEAFLLLTSEEGLKHRSQRPIEPEAVFGQMKADMHYKRFRHFGMDKVYMDLGLFGMGFNLKKYLGIKR; translated from the coding sequence ATGGCAAAGATACAAATAAAATCTGAAACTCGGCACGAATTGAGCTTTTTTCCTAACTCTTTCGATGATTATGTGCCAAAAGACAGCAAAGTTCGTATGGTGGATCGTATTGTTCGCAGTATGGACATCAACCCTCTCATGGATACCTATGATGGGATTGGTGCTCCTCCTTACAGTCCGAAGATGCTTCTAAGTTTAGTTGTTTTTGCCTATATCAATGGCATTTATTCCTGTCGTGGCATAGCGGACGCACTTAAATACGATGTTCGCTATATGTGGATTTGTGGAGGTAAGCAATTATCTTTCGCAACAATCAACCGCTTTAGATCCAATCATATGATTAAATGCATCGACTTTTATTTTGATGCAGTCGTCTCCATATTGGTTGAAAAGGGCGTGATTAGTCTGGAGGAACAATATGTTGATGGTACTAAGATAGAGTCGAAAGCAAACAAGTACACGTTTGTATGGAAGAAGACCGTGGAAAAGAACAGGGCTAAGCTCTTGGAAAAGACCTCTGCTGCATTGGCTCAGATAAAAGAACAAATTCGCCTGAATGGCGGGAGTGACATTAGGGAAGAAGACAGCGAGCCAGCCACTTTCGCCAAGGATGTAGAGAGAAGTGCACGTTTGTGTGAGAGGCAAGTGAAGAACCTTCCTAAGGCAAAGCTTACAGGAAGAGAGAAGCAAAAGCTAAATACTCAGATAGATCACTTGTTCAAAGCCTCGGACAAACTGCGCGAGTATGAAAAATCACTGGATATACTGGGCGAGAGAAACAGTTACTCCAAGACTGATCCCGATGCGACCTTCATGCGCCTCAAGGAAGATGCCATGAACAATGGGCAGACAAAGCCTGCCTATAACCTTCAAATTGCGACAGAGAATCAATATTGGACGAATTTCGCCCTTTATCCCAATCCAACAGACACCCTGACCTTCAAGCCTTTTTTGGATAAGTACAAGAAAAGATATGGAAAGCAATCCAAGAGCGTCACCGCAGACTCAGGGTATGGCTCGGAGGAGAACTACGAGTACCTAGAGATGGAAGAGATGATGGGTTATGTAAAGTACAACTGGTTTCACAAGGAACAGCATAAGCCTTTCAAGGAGGATGCCTTCAACCAAGCGAACTTCTACTACAACAGGGATGATGACTATTATGTCTGCCCCATGGGACAACACATGGAACCTTGTGGACAACGGCAAACGAAAAGTGTCTCCGGCTATGTGTCTGTCATTACATTATATAGAGCACAACGATGTGATGGATGTCCGCTTGGAAGTCTCTGCAAGAAATCCAAAGGCAACAGAACCATATATGTCAACCATAAACTGAATGCATATAAAAAGGAAGCCTTCCTGCTACTAACGTCTGAAGAGGGCTTGAAACACAGAAGCCAGCGACCGATAGAGCCGGAAGCTGTATTTGGGCAGATGAAGGCAGATATGCATTATAAGCGATTCAGGCATTTTGGAATGGACAAGGTTTACATGGATCTAGGATTGTTCGGAATGGGATTCAATTTGAAGAAATATTTGGGTATAAAACGATAA